Proteins from a single region of Candidatus Korarchaeota archaeon NZ13-K:
- a CDS encoding nicotinamidase, whose amino-acid sequence LRLNYEVLVVEEAVRGISKDGEERAKYEMLREGGILVRLDEIA is encoded by the coding sequence CGCTCAGGCTCAACTACGAGGTCCTAGTGGTCGAGGAGGCGGTGAGGGGGATCTCCAAGGATGGGGAGGAGAGGGCTAAGTATGAGATGCTCAGGGAAGGGGGAATACTGGTGAGGCTGGATGAGATAGCCTAA
- a CDS encoding ATPase — MGIVVIKRDGSREEFSPEKVVVSCMKAGAPLEVARKIARILECDLLSRGITEVTTKELMKSALSLLRRENEEWYQNWIIFDRAVKRRKTED, encoded by the coding sequence ATGGGCATAGTGGTGATCAAGAGGGATGGGAGCAGGGAGGAGTTCTCGCCTGAGAAGGTAGTTGTCAGCTGCATGAAGGCCGGAGCCCCGCTTGAGGTGGCGAGGAAGATAGCCAGGATCTTGGAGTGCGATCTCCTGAGCAGGGGGATCACTGAGGTGACGACGAAGGAGCTTATGAAGAGCGCGCTCTCTCTCCTCAGGAGGGAGAACGAGGAGTGGTACCAGAACTGGATAATCTTCGATAGAGCGGTCAAGAGGAGGAAGACTGAGGACTGA